A single window of Streptomyces griseoviridis DNA harbors:
- a CDS encoding STAS domain-containing protein, whose amino-acid sequence MAKEREDTVTCDPEDDSVVVRVRGDIDAESAPLLKEALRTARRSPSVCTVVDLSATEFADSSILHVLLEEQETHRLAGRPMVVAGPFNESIERLFEVTGTTGYFVFTDDVTTATEAPRAVTER is encoded by the coding sequence ATGGCGAAGGAGCGGGAGGATACCGTCACCTGCGACCCCGAGGACGACAGCGTCGTCGTACGGGTTCGGGGTGACATCGACGCCGAGAGCGCGCCCCTGCTGAAGGAGGCGCTGCGCACGGCCCGGCGGTCACCGTCGGTGTGTACCGTCGTCGACCTGTCCGCAACGGAGTTCGCCGACTCCTCGATCCTGCACGTGCTGCTGGAGGAACAGGAGACCCACCGGCTGGCCGGCCGGCCCATGGTGGTGGCGGGACCGTTCAACGAGAGCATCGAAAGGCTGTTTGAGGTGACTGGCACCACGGGGTACTTCGTCTTCACCGATGACGTCACGACGGCAACGGAGGCGCCCAGGGCAGTGACGGAACGGTGA